ccgcgaccatcgtgaggataagtggtagaaaatgaatgaatgaatgaatgttgtcatgGCATATGTTTAAAAGGCGAGGTTGTGTAAGGTGTAGAATGTTAATCCAGTATAAAGAAAAGCTTTCAGAGACCAACATTAAGACTAAATATAGTGAAAGTACCAAGTATattcttgacaaaaaaaagacccaCAAATACCAACGATATTAAGGTTTACATGTAAACAATATCTTGTAATAATTTGTGTTACTTTTCTTTTAAAACATGCCGTGTGCATGTTTGGTATAGTGCTGGTGTAAATCAGTTTCTTGACTAAAAAGAGCTCCACATTCAAGACAAGTAAGGCCCGAATCTCCGGATGAGACTGGATCAGGGCCACCAATAGACGCCTGGTGTTGCGAGCCACCAAGCGGCGGATTCGAGCAACAACACGCGCCGCTTTGACAATGCGGACATTTTCGGTTTGGCAACACGGACGGGGAAAGAAAGGACTTTCCCGCCGGTTTGAGCGACTTTGACGTCAAAGCGGCACTGAGGCGTAAGCGGACCTCGTTGGGCAGCCGAAATCGCACCTGATCGTGCCAGGTGAGGTGTTGCTGCAGCTGATTGTCGGTCCAGAAGGCGTTGCAGCACAGGGTGCAGCAGAAAGGCCGGCTTTTTGCCTTGGTCTTGTGGATTTCTAACTGCCCCTCGGTTTGGAACGCTTTCCCGCATTTGCCGCACTTGTAGAGACATTTGCCCGTGTGCTCGGAAAGGCGGGTCAGGGGAAGGGAGATCTCGGCTAAGGCTTCGGGGGCTTGGGCGGCCATTTTATTGTCATCCGTGACAGCAGCGGTGCTGCACTCGAGTTTTGGGATGGAACTCAATTTCTTGTGTTCGCCGCCTGCTGGGAGGTTTTTATTGTCGGCAACATTGTCGGTTACATCCGATGCTTCCGCTGGATTTTTAGGTTGGGCTTTCGTACTGCCTGAGTGGGCTCGCCATTTGTGGGCACGGAGGCCTCTAGGTTTGTAAAAGATTGCGGCGCAGAGGGGACACTGGTATATTTTTGAGGTGGGTTGAGGCTTGCCGACTGATTGGATCGAGGCTCCGCCTCCCTGAGCATCTGTATCGTCACCTAAAATCGAACCGTCTGGACATAAGTCCAATCGGGTCTCAGCATGTGCGCTTATGTGAGgccgtggcggcggcggcggcgtggacGCGTCCCGTTTAGACGACCGCTCTTTCAGTGACGTCCTATTAGAGTGCCATCTTTTGTGGGAGCCCAGGGCAGAGTTGGACATATATCGCTTCCCACATTCCGAGCACGGAAAGGGAAAGTCTTTCCTTAACTCTTCCTCGCTAAGCTCAGAGGATAATGTTGCTttagctttatttttgtaacctTTAGCATGAATTCGTTTATGCAAATTTAAAGCCCCGATAACAGAAAAGCTCCGATCacactttttacacttgtatttcaaaTTGTCTTTTTCCAAGTGGTGTGTAGTATATGGGCTTTCAATGTGGAGCTCCTCAGGGTCCAGTTCTTGCTTTAAAACCGTACTATGTAGCAGGCTTTCCTTTGACTTCCCATCAATAACATCATTTAGGTTTTCTGTCTTATCATTTGTTGATTGATAttcttttttaatgcaaatCTTTCGGTGAGCCCTCAAAGAAGCCTTGTTTTTGAAATACGTCAGACACACGCCACACTGGAAGTCCTCCTGTGTGGATCTGGGCGGCGAAGGCGATTGCCCGCTCTCATAGCCGTGATACTTCATATGAAACTTGAGGGCCTTTTCCCGGGAGAACAGCTTCCCGCAGTCGGGGCAGCTGTACGTGTTCTTTTGCAGCTGCTCCACCTGATGCTGGAAGGACTTAATAGGTGGGGGGAGGTGCTCGTTATGCACAACCTGGTGCCTGAGGAGGCTGGAAAACAGACGGAACGATCGGTTGCAGAGGTCGCATTTGTGGTTGCCGTTTTCGTGCGTGCGCATGTGCAACGTCATAATGCCTTTGTGACGGAACTTTCGGCCACAAACGGGGCACGCGACTTTAAGACTGCAGCGGGAACGCCCGCGGTGCGATGGCTGCGCGACCCCGGTCCTGAGTCTCACGTCGACGCACTGACTCGGATTTTGCTTGTGATGCGAGTACGCACCTAAAGACCAAAAACCCTTTCCGCACTGCTCGCAGTGGTAGATCTTAGGGCCTAGGAGGGTTTTCTTTGGATTGTACGCTTTTGGAACAGACATGTCTGCAGAGCGGTTTGCGTCATTTAGCAAATCCGGCGAGTTAGACGTCGCACAATCTCGACATAGCAATTGCTTTCTGTTGGGCTGATGTAACTGATGAAAGACGTACGCACACGAATGGGAAAAGTACACGCCGCAGTTGTCGCACGCGACGCTCTCGTCCTCTAATTGCACCACCTGGCTTAATTCCTGCGTCTTATATTCTGTAGCATCACCTGCAGCGTAACTAGCTTCATTGTCACATGTGTAAACTTCCACGGACTGACCTTTCTTGCGTCTCCTCTCACGAAAGTTGTGCCACACTACGTGAGCCCGTAGAGACGCCTCACTAGTAAACCACCGGTAACAATCTGGACAATCAAGTCTTTTTGCCGGCGCTTTGTCTTCGGCTTCCGTCGCTGCTGGGGGGCGCTGCTCCTTGCTGGATTCGAGGTCAACCTGTACAATGTTCAAGCCCAGGTCTGGTTTTGAAACAGGGGGACTGGATCCTCTTGGCTCTTGATCGAGATGAGAGTCTTGGACGGCGTCGTCCTCGGATTCACTGCCACTGATCACCAAGACATTGAAATCCCCGGGTTCATAACTCTCTGTATCTTCGTCATTTGCGTCGGGTTCTTCTTCGCCTTTGAGCCGAAGAACATTCTCGGCGTCTGCTTGGTATCGCAATATTCGAGTCTCTTTCTGTTCCCCTTCCTGAGTCATCTGCTGACGCGCGGGTGTATGCGTCGAGGCCGCTCCCGCCCCGTTTGTGTGTTGAAGCCGATGAGAGTGAAACGCCGACGGTCTGGAGAACGTGAGGCCGCAATCGCTACATTCATACGCTCTCTTCTGCAGCTGGTCTACTTGGTTGAGAAACGACTTCGCCGGGACCTCGTTGCTGTGCACCATGCGGTGGTGTCTGTAGTAGAAGGTTTGAGTCATAAACACTTTCCCGCACACCTCGCACGGGAATCGATTTGGAGATCCTTCGGAGCGGTTTTCGTGCCATTTCTCGTGGTTGAACCAGGCAAGATGGCCGTGGAACATCTTCCTACATTCCTTACAGTAGAATACATGTTTCTTCTGCTTTCCTTTAACTTCGGCTGTACAGCACTCGCTGGACTGGCTGAATCGCTGGTGTGTTTTCAAGCCTTGCAAAGAAGAAAAGGATTTACCGCACGGACAATTGATAAGCTTCTCCGGAGCGGCACGAGTCGGTTTTTCAAATGGCTTGGCTTCAAGTACCGTCTCAGCGGGAGGAATCAATTCATCTGAAGTCCTGTTTCGAGGTTTGATTAACTTTTCTTCATGACAACGTCGGTGTGCATCGAGAGCAGACTGACGGGAATAACTCCGCCCGCAAGACTCGCACTGAAAGGACTTTTTCTTCAACTGTTCCAGGTCTTTAAACAAGGATTTGGACGCTTGTATATGGGTGCGTTGATGGTTGAGATAGTGTCCCAGCATTGAATAGCTCTTGCCGCATTCAGCGCATTCAAAGGTATTCTGCTTCGTCGCCCCGGAAATCTGCGGAGTACCCGAGGGTTGGCTATGGTGGTTCTCCATGTGTGAGTGGAATTCACTCAAATCGACAAATGACTGTGAGCACAAATGGCAGTAATTTGTACTTTCCCCATCTTTGTCGGCATCATCCAAATCTTCCACCGGCTCTAAATACATCAGGCAGCTTCCGTCAGGGTGCTGATGGCGGTGCTCCAAGTGGCCTGCCTCCTCTCTGAAGGTTTCTCCACAATCTTGGCAGGAGAATAGCCCTAGAAATAGAGCACATAATACATATCTTGAAAACCTTtggattttgttttcattatcaTAGTCCTAATGCATTTTAATGTACAATGCTATATACTGCTTTTTGTATTATAGCCTGTAAATTATTAACCCTC
This window of the Doryrhamphus excisus isolate RoL2022-K1 chromosome 10, RoL_Dexc_1.0, whole genome shotgun sequence genome carries:
- the si:ch211-261d7.6 gene encoding zinc finger protein 658B — translated: MDEAAAEVMEAVPTEEQSVALDITSSNDGVTPAEGTADGLFSCQDCGETFREEAGHLEHRHQHPDGSCLMYLEPVEDLDDADKDGESTNYCHLCSQSFVDLSEFHSHMENHHSQPSGTPQISGATKQNTFECAECGKSYSMLGHYLNHQRTHIQASKSLFKDLEQLKKKSFQCESCGRSYSRQSALDAHRRCHEEKLIKPRNRTSDELIPPAETVLEAKPFEKPTRAAPEKLINCPCGKSFSSLQGLKTHQRFSQSSECCTAEVKGKQKKHVFYCKECRKMFHGHLAWFNHEKWHENRSEGSPNRFPCEVCGKVFMTQTFYYRHHRMVHSNEVPAKSFLNQVDQLQKRAYECSDCGLTFSRPSAFHSHRLQHTNGAGAASTHTPARQQMTQEGEQKETRILRYQADAENVLRLKGEEEPDANDEDTESYEPGDFNVLVISGSESEDDAVQDSHLDQEPRGSSPPVSKPDLGLNIVQVDLESSKEQRPPAATEAEDKAPAKRLDCPDCYRWFTSEASLRAHVVWHNFRERRRKKGQSVEVYTCDNEASYAAGDATEYKTQELSQVVQLEDESVACDNCGVYFSHSCAYVFHQLHQPNRKQLLCRDCATSNSPDLLNDANRSADMSVPKAYNPKKTLLGPKIYHCEQCGKGFWSLGAYSHHKQNPSQCVDVRLRTGVAQPSHRGRSRCSLKVACPVCGRKFRHKGIMTLHMRTHENGNHKCDLCNRSFRLFSSLLRHQVVHNEHLPPPIKSFQHQVEQLQKNTYSCPDCGKLFSREKALKFHMKYHGYESGQSPSPPRSTQEDFQCGVCLTYFKNKASLRAHRKICIKKEYQSTNDKTENLNDVIDGKSKESLLHSTVLKQELDPEELHIESPYTTHHLEKDNLKYKCKKCDRSFSVIGALNLHKRIHAKGYKNKAKATLSSELSEEELRKDFPFPCSECGKRYMSNSALGSHKRWHSNRTSLKERSSKRDASTPPPPPRPHISAHAETRLDLCPDGSILGDDTDAQGGGASIQSVGKPQPTSKIYQCPLCAAIFYKPRGLRAHKWRAHSGSTKAQPKNPAEASDVTDNVADNKNLPAGGEHKKLSSIPKLECSTAAVTDDNKMAAQAPEALAEISLPLTRLSEHTGKCLYKCGKCGKAFQTEGQLEIHKTKAKSRPFCCTLCCNAFWTDNQLQQHLTWHDQVRFRLPNEVRLRLSAALTSKSLKPAGKSFLSPSVLPNRKCPHCQSGACCCSNPPLGGSQHQASIGGPDPVSSGDSGLTCLECGALFSQETDLHQHYTKHAHGMF